The following proteins come from a genomic window of Oncorhynchus kisutch isolate 150728-3 unplaced genomic scaffold, Okis_V2 Okis06b-Okis10b_hom, whole genome shotgun sequence:
- the trub1 gene encoding pseudouridylate synthase TRUB1: protein MAGSVTGVAVPKHSLSKLQSLNGLFAIYKKEGPTSADVLNSLKETLLKEAGVKDPNPRKRKKQALKMGHGGTLDSAASGVLVVGIGNGTKMLSTMLAGSKKYMAVGELGKATDTLDATGKVVHEKLYDHITREAFEEKLKQFTGDIMQVPPLYSALKKDGKRLSVLLKQGHEVEAKPARPVTVYNLSLQDFTPPLFTLDVECGGGFYIRSLVDDLGKALSSCAHVRKLIRTKQGQFTLDDHTLQEEHWTLQHIVQSMQPCPGSEVTKEDGTKPSPNLGVKRALNAQVKGDKNGKDEKGEL from the coding sequence ATGGCTGGTTCAGTAACTGGCGTAGCTGTGCCTAAACATTCTTTATCAAAACTACAATCTTTAAATGGACTTTTTGCCATTTATAAAAAGGAAGGACCTACGTCTGCTGATGTTTTAAACTCATTAAAAGAGACACTCCTCAAAGAGGCCGGTGTGAAAGATCCTAATCCCAGAAAAAGGAAGAAGCAAGCTCTGAAAATGGGGCATGGCGGGACTCTGGACAGCGCAGCCTCTGGTGTGCTCGTTGTTGGGATTGGAAATGGAACAAAGATGCTTAGTACTATGCTTGCTGGTTCAAAGAAATACATGGCTGTTGGAGAGTTGGGAAAAGCTACAGACACCCTTGACGCCACAGGCAAGGTGGTTCATGAGAAGCTCTATGATCACATTACCAGGGAAGCCTTTGAGGAGAAGTTGAAGCAGTTCACTGGGGACATCATGCAGGTTCCTCCACTGTACTCTGCACTGAAGAAGGATGGCAAGCGTCTTTCTGTCCTGCTGAAGCAAGGCCACGAGGTGGAAGCCAAACCTGCACGGCCGGTCACAGTGTATAACCTGTCGCTGCAGGACTTCACTCCCCCCCTCTTCACTCTTGATGTTGAATGCGGTGGTGGATTTTATATCAGAAGCTTGGTGGACGACCTGGGAAAAGCGCTCTCGTCATGTGCCCACGTGAGGAAGCTAATCCGGACCAAACAAGGTCAGTTTACCCTTGACGACCACACGCTGCAGGAGGAACACTGGACACTACAACACATCGTTCAGTCCATGCAGCCCTGTCCcgggtcagaggtcaccaaggaGGATGGCACAAAACCAAGCCCAAACCTGGGGGTTAAACGGGCCCTGAATGCCCAGGTGAAGGGGGATAAGAATGGCAAAGATGAAAAGGGGGAGTTATAA